The following coding sequences are from one Delphinus delphis chromosome 17, mDelDel1.2, whole genome shotgun sequence window:
- the MAFA gene encoding transcription factor MafA has product MAAELAMGAELPSSPLAIEYVNDFDLMKFEVKKEPPEAERFCHRLPPGSLSSTPLSTPCSSVPSSPSFCAPSPGTGGGAGGGGGAAQAGAAPGPASGGPGAVGGASGKPALEDLYWMSGYQHHLNPEALNLTPEDAVEALIGSGHHTGHHGAHHHPEAAAAYEAFRGQGYAGGGGADDMGAGHHHGTHHAAHHHHHHHHHGGAGHGGGGTGHHVRLEERFSDDQLVSMSVRELNRQLRGFSKEEVIRLKQKRRTLKNRGYAQSCRFKRVQQRHILESEKCQLQSQVEQLKLEVGRLAKERDLYKEKYEKLAGRGGPGGAGGAGFPRESSPGVGAKGASDFFL; this is encoded by the coding sequence ATGGCCGCGGAGCTGGCGATGGGCGCTGAGCTGCCCAGCAGCCCGCTGGCCATCGAGTACGTCAATGACTTCGACCTGATGAAGTTCGAGGTGAAGAAGGAGCCGCCCGAGGCCGAGCGCTTCTGCCACCGTCTGCCGCCCGGCTCGCTATCCTCGACGCCGCTCAGCACGCCCTGCTCCTCCGTGCCCTCCTCGCCCAGCTTCTGCGCGCCCAGCCCGGGCACCGGCGGCGGcgcggggggcggcggcggcgcggcgcAGGCCGGGGCTGCCCCGGGGCCGGCAAGCGGGGGCCCCGGCGCCGTCGGGGGCGCCTCGGGGAAGCCGGCGCTGGAGGATCTGTACTGGATGAGCGGCTACCAGCACCACCTGAACCCCGAGGCGCTCAACTTGACGCCTGAGGACGCGGTGGAGGCGCTCATCGGCAGCGGCCACCACACCGGGCACCACGGTGCGCACCACCACCCAGAGGCCGCCGCGGCCTACGAGGCTTTCCGGGGCCAGGGCTatgcgggcggcggcggcgcggacGACATGGGCGCCGGCCACCACCACGGCACGCACCACGCcgcccaccaccatcaccaccaccaccaccacggcGGCGCGGGCCATGGCGGCGGCGGCACGGGCCACCACGTGCGTCTGGAGGAGCGCTTCTCCGACGACCAGCTGGTGTCCATGTCCGTGCGCGAGCTAAACAGGCAGCTCCGCGGCTTCAGTAAGGAGGAGGTCATCCGGCTGAAGCAGAAGCGGCGCACGCTCAAGAACCGCGGCTACGCTCAGTCATGCCGCTTCAAGCGGGTGCAGCAGCGGCACATTCTGGAGAGCGAGAAGTGCCAGCTCCAGAGCCAGGTGGAGCAGCTGAAGCTGGAGGTGGGGCGCCTGGCCAAGGAGCGGGACCTGTACAAGGAGAAATACGAGAAGCTGGCCGGCCGGGGCGGCCCCGGGGGCGCGGGCGGAGCCGGCTTCCCGCGGGAGTCCTCGCCGGGAGTCGGGGCCAAGGGCGCTTCCGACTTCTTCCTGTGA